In Armatimonadota bacterium, the sequence GTTCTTCATGCAACAGAAAAAGGCCGAGCTCTACACACCGGAGCTCGAATCTCGCCTCGAAGCCCAGCGCCTTTTCGGCACGCTTCGAAAGATGCTGACCTTCCACCGCCTGCACCGCGACCTCAGCGAGTCCTCGTTGACCCTGATGGACGAGATCGCTCGCACTCGCATGGAGACGCGCCAACTGCTGGAGTCGCCTTATTGGCGGCAGCCCGCCCTCGCCCCGACCTACGTCCAGCTTCGTGAGCAAGCGCTAACGGCCTGCGATCAGGCGATGAACGACGCCGTCATGCAGTTCAAAATGGTCATCCCCACCCATGTCGAATCTCGCCGCCCTGGCGACTACGTCAGCGAAGCGATGGAAATGTTTCTCAAGACCCCCAAACCGATTCACCAGGAATCGGGCGTTGGCTTCGATGCCGCCTTCAAGGTCGCCGACAAACTCCAACTGATGCGGAGCGAATTGGAAAAAATGACCCTCCAAGGTGAACGCGACACAATGACGACCTCGCCCGACATCCCCGGCGGCATGCTCGATCTCACGATGTCCGAAATCCGCACCATCCGCCAAGCCGAAGAAGAACTCCGACAGGGCCTCTAGTTTTCGCGTTAAGTGCCCAAACACGGCAGCCCCCTATTCCCTCTCCTAATTCTTGAATTGAGGGTCCGCAGTTGGAACTGCCACAAAGGCAGTTCCAACGTGGATGGTTGTCACCTGACTTGTGTCAGGTGACGGGTGAGGGCAGTCCGCTGAAAAGCCGCGAACAAGGGCAAAAAAACACTCACAAGAGCCCGCTCACCGACTCCAAACACCATTGCCCAGCAATCGCTTCATGTGCCACCCCGCTCAAGACCAGCAACGTGTCGCACCCCGCCGCTCGGCCACAAGCGATGTCCGTATCCATGCGGTCGCCCACCATCAGCGTATCCGCTGCATCGATCCCCAATCGATCAAATGCCGATGTCAGAATTGTCGGATTCGGCTTCCCCGCCACAAACGGCTTCACTCCGCTACAAGCCTCGATCGCGGCCACAATCGACCCCGATCCCGGGCTAAACTTGCCTCCCTCGATCGGGTACGTCAGATCACCGTTACAGGCGATATAGTTCTGGGTCTGAATTGCCACCTGCATCGCCGAATCCAAAAGTCGATACGAAAGCGCCTCGCGACAAATGCCCGAAACCACCACGTCCGCCGACGAATCGCTTGGCCTGACCGAACCGTCCTCACCCGCATTCACCACCTCCAATCCGTTCGCCCGGAACGTCGCCACCAGGCCCGGCTCGCCGACCAAAAACACCTTTTGGTATCCGCGCAATCGGCAGACATCGGCTCCAGCCTGCCCGCTCGTCACGATCTGATCCTCGCTCGCCGAAAAGCCCAATCGCCCCAGCTTCTCCACGTAGTCGCCCTTTGTCAGCCCAGAATTATTGGTGACGTAGAGAATTCTTGCCCCGCGCCCCTGAAGCGCCGCGACCGTTTCCGCCGCGCCAGGAACAACCTCATTTCCCCGGTATAACGTCCCGTCGAGATCGAAGCCATAGCAAGAGTAGAAACGCACAGAAGATTTTAGCCGTAGTAAGTTTCACAATATTCTGAAATTTCGATGATTTCAGCCGATGGTGCGGTATAAATGAAGAAGGAAATGGTCGATACACAACAGCCGGTACCGCTCTGGGAAACCCAGGGAGACGACAAACGAGTCGCGGTGCAGGGGCTGTTCGCCCGTATAGCCAAGAATTATGACCTCGCCAATCGGCTTTTGAGTTTCAATCGCGACCGAAAGTGGCGAGAACTAGCCACCTCGAAACTCAACCTCAAGCCCGGCGATTCAGCCCTCGACCTCTGCTGTGGCACCGGTGATTTCCTTCCGCCCCTTCGAAAAAGGGTCGGCGACTCCGGCAAGCTCGTCGGTCTCGACTTCTGCGCGCCGATGCTCGACCAAGCCGCCGCCAAAGACCCGAAGGCAACCCTGATCCTCGCCGACGCCTGCAACCTCCCGCTCGGCGCAAACGAATTCGAAGGCGTCTCCGTCGGATGGGGCATCCGCAACGTGCCCGACATCGAAAAAGCCCACACCGAAATCTTCCGCGTGCTCAAGCCCGGAGGCCACTTCGTCTCGCTGGACTGCGCGGAACCGAGCTCACCCCTCGTCCGCAAGGCAACCGGACTGGGACGAAGCCTCATGACTCGCCTCCTCGGCGCGTCCCTCGGCAATAGCAAAGAGTACGCCTACCTCGACGAATCCACCAAGCGATTCAAGTCGCGCGCCGAACTCGTTTCCATCATGGAGCAAGCGGGCTTCGTCGACGTCCAATTTCAAGACCTGATGTTTGGAAACATCTGCATCCACTGGGGAACCAAACCGTGACCGTATCATCCTTATCCATCCTCAACAACCCCGAAATCCGGGCCCAGCTTCTGCGCCGGGTCTCCGAAGAAGTCGCCGACATCGAGCAGGTCATCCGCGAAAGCACCGACTCACCAGTCGAGATCATCCGTAACGTTTCCAAGCAGATTCTCGATGCCGGTGGAAAGCGCATCCGCCCCGCGTTCGTCATCCTCTCGGGCAAGGCCGTCAACCCCGACGCCGACATGGTCCGTCTGCGTCGCCTCGGTGCCTGCATGGAGATCATCCACATGGCGACCCTGGTTCACGATGATGTCATCGATTCCGCTGGCACCCGCCGTGGAAAGCCGACCGCCGCCGCCACCTATGGCAACACGACCGCCATCATGTCCGGCGACGTCTTTCTCGCAAAGGCCATGTCGCTCCTTGCCAGCGACGGCGATGTCGAAGTCTTCCGCACCGTCAGCGACGCCGTTTGCGAAATCGCCGAGGGCGAAGTTCTGGAACTCGAGGCCCGAGGCGACTTCGATCTCGACATCGAACACCACCTCGAAATTCTGCGCATGAAGACGGCCTCGTTCATCCGTTGTTGCTGCGAACTCGGCGCGATCGTCGCCGGCGCTAGTCGCCAACAGCGCGAGTCACTCGCCAAGTTTGGCGAGCACACCGGCATGGCTTTTCAAATCGCCGACGACCTCCTCGACTATCGAGGCGACAAAGTCAAGACCGGCAAGCCGATCGCCACCGACTTCCGCGATGGTCAAGCGACTCTGCCGCTGATCTACCTTCGCGAAAAGCTCAGCGAGGCCGAAAGCCAGATAGCCCGCCGACGCTTCGGTGGCTCAGTCAACGAGGACGAAATTCGCATGATCTGCGACTGGATGGACACCCGTGGCGCGTTCACCATGAGCGAGGAGATGGCCAATAACCACATCAGCCTCGCCCACGACCAGATCGATACCTTGGCGGAGGGCCTACCCCGGGACATGCTCCACGCCGTCGCCGACTACGTCCTCGCTCGCCAATCCTAAGTCGTCGGGAATAGCCATTAAAAAGCGGCGGTCAAGTTGGTATACATCGGGCTTAACTCCGTGTTTCTCTAAGCGCATGAAGGGTTGATGGGAGTCTTTGGCTGGGGGGATGTCAAGCAGTACTTTCTTTGGCGTTTTAGGATATTTCAGGAGCAAGCCATGATGTTCGACGAGAAGCGCATTGTTATCAACCGAAATAATGTCGTCAACCCAATCGATGCGCCGCTTGATGCTCTTTACAAAAAAGAGAGG encodes:
- a CDS encoding ubiquinone/menaquinone biosynthesis methyltransferase, encoding MKKEMVDTQQPVPLWETQGDDKRVAVQGLFARIAKNYDLANRLLSFNRDRKWRELATSKLNLKPGDSALDLCCGTGDFLPPLRKRVGDSGKLVGLDFCAPMLDQAAAKDPKATLILADACNLPLGANEFEGVSVGWGIRNVPDIEKAHTEIFRVLKPGGHFVSLDCAEPSSPLVRKATGLGRSLMTRLLGASLGNSKEYAYLDESTKRFKSRAELVSIMEQAGFVDVQFQDLMFGNICIHWGTKP
- a CDS encoding HAD-IIA family hydrolase, with the protein product MRFYSCYGFDLDGTLYRGNEVVPGAAETVAALQGRGARILYVTNNSGLTKGDYVEKLGRLGFSASEDQIVTSGQAGADVCRLRGYQKVFLVGEPGLVATFRANGLEVVNAGEDGSVRPSDSSADVVVSGICREALSYRLLDSAMQVAIQTQNYIACNGDLTYPIEGGKFSPGSGSIVAAIEACSGVKPFVAGKPNPTILTSAFDRLGIDAADTLMVGDRMDTDIACGRAAGCDTLLVLSGVAHEAIAGQWCLESVSGLL